A window of Macrococcus sp. 19Msa1099 genomic DNA:
TTGGTAAAATCTTTATATCTTCTTACTTTATCTAGTTTTCAAAGTACAATATTTAATGGTGGGCCTAAATGGACTCGAACCATCGACCTCACGCTTATCAGGCGTGCGCTCTAACCAGCTGAGCTATAGGCCCATTATTAATTTGAATGTATAAACATTCAAAACTGAATACAATATGTCAATGCCAATTCCTACAGACCTGAGGGTCTGTTTCCGTAATTATCCTTAGAAAGGAGGTGATCCAGCCGCACCTTCCGATACGGCTACCTTGTTACGACTTCACCCCAATCATCTGTCCCACCTTCGACGGCTAGCTCCTAAAAGGTTACTCCACCGGCTTCGGGTGTTACAAACTCTCGTGGTGTGACGGGCGGTGTGTACAAGACCCGGGAACGTATTCACCGTAGCATGCTGATCTACGATTACTAGCGATTCCAGCTTCATGTAGTCGAGTTGCAGACTACAATCCGAACTGAGAATGGTTTTATGGGATTTGCTTGACCTCGCGGTTTTGCTGCCCTTTGTACCATCCATTGTAGCACGTGTGTAGCCCAAATCATAAGGGGCATGATGATTTGACGTCATCCCCACCTTCCTCCGGTTTGTCACCGGCAGTCTCTCTAGAGTGCCCAACTTAATGATGGCAACTAAAGATAAGGGTTGCGCTCGTTGCGGGACTTAACCCAACATCTCACGACACGAGCTGACGACAACCATGCACCACCTGTCACTTTGTCCCCCGAAGGGGAAAGCTCTATCTCTAGAGTTGTCAAAGGATGTCAAGATTTGGTAAGGTTCTTCGCGTTGCTTCGAATTAAACCACATGCTCCACCGCTTGTGCGGGTCCCCGTCAATTCCTTTGAGTTTCAGTCTTGCGACCGTACTCCCCAGGCGGAGTGCTTAATGCGTTAGCTGCAGCACTGAGGGGCGGAAACCCCCCAACACTTAGCACTCATCGTTTACGGCGTGGACTACCAGGGTATCTAATCCTGTTTGATCCCCACGCTTTCGCACCTCAGCGTCAGTTACAGACCAGAGAGCCGCCTTCGCCACTGGTGTTCCTCCATATCTCTGCGCATTTCACCGCTACACATGGAATTCCACTCTCCTCTTCTGCACTCAAGTCTCCCAGTTTCCAATGACCCTCCCCGGTTGAGCCGGGGGCTTTCACATCAGACTTAAGAGACCGCCTACGCGCGCTTTACGCCCAATAATTCCGGATAACGCTTGCCACCTACGTATTACCGCGGCTGCTGGCACGTAGTTAGCCGTGGCTTTCTGGTAAGGTACCGTCAAGGTACGTTCAGTTACTAACGTACTTGTTCTTCCCTTACAACAGAGTTTTACGATCCGAAAACCTTCTTCACTCACGCGGCGTTGCTCCGTCAGACTTTCGTCCATTGCGGAAGATTCCCTACTGCTGCCTCCCGTAGGAGTCTGGGCCGTGTCTCAGTCCCAGTGTGGCCGATCACCCTCTCAGGTCGGCTATGTATCGTTGCCTTGGTGAGCCGTTACCTCACCAACTAGCTAATACACCGCGGGTCCATCTATAAGTGACAGCAGAACCGTCTTTCACTATCGCTTCATGCGAAGCTAGATATTATCCGGTATTAGCTCCGGTTTCCCGAAGTTATCCCAGTCTTATAGGTAGGTTACCCACGTGTTACTCACCCGTCCGCCGCTAACGTCAGAGAGTGCAAGCACTCTCGTCTGTTCGCTCGACTTGCATGTATTAGGCACGCCGCCAGCGTTCATCCTGAGCCAGGATCAAACTCTCCATAATAGATTGCTTGATAAAGCTCTTTGATTGCTTGAGGCAATCACTCTTGGGAGTGAACTTAATCACTCAAATTATTGGAATTAACGTTGACATATTGTCATTCAGTTTTCAATGTTCATTTTTAAATAATAATGGTGGAGACTAGCGGGATCGAACCGCTGACCTCCTGCGTGCAAAGCAGGCGCTCTCCCAGCTGAGCTAAGCCCCCATATTAAGTAAGTCGGGAAGACAGGATTCGAACCTGCGACCCCTTGGTCCCAAACCAAGTGCTCTACCAAGCTGAGCTACTTCCCGTAGCTAATAATAATGGCGCGCCCGAGAGGAGTCGAACCCCTAACCTTTTGATCCGTAGTCAAACGCTCTATCCAATTGAGCTACGGGCGCATATTATAAAAATTAAATGGTGCCGAGGACCGGAATCGAACCGGTACGGTAATCACTTACCGCAGGATTTTAAGTCCTGTGCGTCTGCCAGTTCCGCCACCCCGGCATTTAATTTCTCCAATGGAGCGAAAGACGGGATTCGAACCCGCGACCCCAACCTTGGCAAGGTTGTATTCTACCACTGAACTACTTTCGCGCACTTATTAAAAATAATTATGAGCCATAGAGGATTCGAACCTCTGACCCTTTGATTAAAAGTCAAATGCTCTACCAACTGAGCTAATGGCTCAAAAATGGTGCCGGAAAAAGGACTTGAACCCTCAACCTACTGATTACAAGTCAGTTGCTCTACCAGTTGAGCTATTCCGGCGTAATATTAAATGGTGGAGGATGACGGGCTCGAACCGCCGACCCTCTGCTTGTAAGGCAGATGCTCTCCCAGCTGAGCTAATCCTCCTGGGTATATATTGCCCGGCAACGTCCTACTCTCGCGGATCGTAAGACCAACTACCATCGGCGCTAGAGAGCTTAACTTCTGTGTTCGGTATGGGAACAGGTGTGACCTCTCTGCCATCGTCACCAGACAAATTTTCAATACTTATATAAGTATAACAGCTTCGAAGATATTTTCAATAGTAAATTTTACACTGCGTTCATGAACTTTACAATTGATTTATTTTCTTTAATGCCACTCGTTTCAAGCGACTTTTATATCTTACAAAATACTCATGTTAAAGTCAACACTTTTTCAATACTTTTTTTCTCATTCTTAAAGTTTTATTTTTCTGATAAATAATCATGCAATAAAAAAACGCTAAAAACCCTTGTTTAAAGGGATTTAGCGCTTAAATTCATTATTTATGTCTCATGTATGGGAATAATAATACATCTCGGATTGATGCACTATCTGTAAGCAACATTACTAAACGGTCAATACCGATACCGAGTCCTCCTGTTGGTGGCATACCATATTCTAATGCTTCGATGTAATCTTCATCCATTTCGTGCGCTTCGTCATTGCCTTGGGCTTTCTCTTCCATTTGCGCTAAGAAACGTTGTTTTTGGTCAATCGGGTCATTTAACTCAGTAAATGCATTCGCGTGTTCACGACGTACAATAAACAATTCAAAACGATCTGTGAAACGTTTATCTTCGGGATTTTGTTTTGCAAGTGGTGATACTTCAACAGGATGGCCATATATAAATGTTGGCTGCACTAAATTTTCTTCTACTTTTTGTTCGAAGAATTCATTTAATACATGACCGTATTTCATATTCGGCTTTACTTCTACACCATGTTCTTTTGCAAGCGCATGTGCTTCTTCGTCTGTATTTACATTATAGAAATCAACACCTGTAAATTCTTTTACAGCATCAACCATATGCCATCTACGCCATTTTGGTGCAAGGTGAATCTCTTCACCATCATACGTTACTGTTGTAGATCCAGTTACTTTCTCCGCAATATAAGCTACCATCTCTTCAGTTAAATCCATAATATCGTTATAATCAGCATAAGCTTCATATAATTCGATCATTGTAAATTCAGGATTGTGACGTGTTGAAATTCCTTCGTTACGGAACACGCGTCCAATTTCATAAACTTTCTCTAATCCACCAACGATTAATCGTTTTAAGTGTAATTCAATCGCAATACGCATGTATAATTCCATGTCTAACGCATTATGATGTGTAACGAACGGACGTGCTGCGGCACCTCCGGCAATTGTATGCATCATTGGCGTTTCTACTTCTAAGAAGCCTTTTGCATTTAAGTAGCTACGCATCTCCTGAATAATTTTACTACGTGTAATGAACGTCTGTGTTGATTCATCGCTTGTAATTAAATCAAGATAACGTTGACGGTAACGTTGTTCTACGTCTTGTAAGCCGTGGAATTTGTCAGGTAATGGGCGTAAAGCTTTCGCAAGCATCGTAAATGATGTTGCCTTAACAGAAAGTTCTCCAGTATTCGTCTTAAACATTACACCTTCAACACCTACAATATCTCCTAGATCAGCACTGTTCCATAAATCGAACTGTTCATCACCCACTGCGTCTTTGCGAACGTAAATCTGAATTTGTCCTTCTAAATCTTTGACATGGGCAAATCCTGCCTTACCTTTACCACGCTTCGTCATAATACGTCCTGCAATCGAAACGTGAGACTCCGCTTCTTTATCA
This region includes:
- the lysS gene encoding lysine--tRNA ligase, translated to MTEELNDQMLVRRQKMQDLLDLGIDPFGQKFERTATSKSLKEDWDAFSKEELHDKEAESHVSIAGRIMTKRGKGKAGFAHVKDLEGQIQIYVRKDAVGDEQFDLWNSADLGDIVGVEGVMFKTNTGELSVKATSFTMLAKALRPLPDKFHGLQDVEQRYRQRYLDLITSDESTQTFITRSKIIQEMRSYLNAKGFLEVETPMMHTIAGGAAARPFVTHHNALDMELYMRIAIELHLKRLIVGGLEKVYEIGRVFRNEGISTRHNPEFTMIELYEAYADYNDIMDLTEEMVAYIAEKVTGSTTVTYDGEEIHLAPKWRRWHMVDAVKEFTGVDFYNVNTDEEAHALAKEHGVEVKPNMKYGHVLNEFFEQKVEENLVQPTFIYGHPVEVSPLAKQNPEDKRFTDRFELFIVRREHANAFTELNDPIDQKQRFLAQMEEKAQGNDEAHEMDEDYIEALEYGMPPTGGLGIGIDRLVMLLTDSASIRDVLLFPYMRHK